In the genome of Limnobaculum zhutongyuii, one region contains:
- a CDS encoding 23S rRNA (adenine(2030)-N(6))-methyltransferase RlmJ, translated as MLSYRHSFHAGNHADVVKHTVQSLIIEALKEKEKPFLYLDTHAGAGRYFLGSEHAEKTGEYLEGIARIWQRDDVPVELEAYMSAVNAYNKGGYLKYYPGSPLIARHLLREQDQLHMTELHPTDYPLLRHEFLKDDRSKVLRADGYQQLKSQLPPQYRRGFILIDPPYELKTDYQAVVQGIQEGYKRFATGVYALWYPVVLRQQIKRMVKELEETGIRRILQIELAVQPDSDRRGMTASGMIVINPPWKLEQQMSTVLPWLHRVLVPEGIGHTKVSWITPE; from the coding sequence ATGTTAAGCTATCGCCACAGTTTCCATGCCGGTAATCATGCCGACGTCGTGAAGCACACCGTTCAAAGCCTGATTATTGAAGCGCTCAAAGAGAAAGAGAAACCTTTTCTGTATCTTGATACCCATGCCGGTGCCGGGCGCTATTTTTTAGGTAGTGAGCATGCGGAAAAGACCGGTGAATATCTGGAAGGTATCGCTCGGATCTGGCAACGGGATGATGTGCCCGTTGAGCTTGAGGCTTATATGTCCGCGGTTAATGCCTATAACAAAGGCGGTTACCTGAAATATTATCCAGGCTCACCCTTGATTGCCCGTCATTTGCTCAGAGAGCAAGACCAACTGCATATGACAGAGCTGCACCCAACGGATTACCCACTGTTACGCCATGAGTTTCTTAAAGACGATCGCAGTAAAGTTTTACGTGCTGACGGTTACCAGCAGCTAAAATCTCAGCTTCCTCCCCAATATCGCCGTGGGTTTATTCTGATCGATCCACCTTATGAGCTCAAAACCGACTATCAGGCGGTGGTTCAGGGTATTCAGGAAGGCTATAAACGTTTTGCCACCGGCGTGTATGCACTATGGTATCCGGTGGTGCTGCGTCAGCAAATCAAACGTATGGTTAAAGAACTGGAAGAGACGGGTATTCGACGCATCTTACAAATCGAGCTGGCAGTTCAACCAGACAGCGATCGTCGCGGTATGACCGCATCAGGTATGATTGTGATCAATCCCCCCTGGAAGCTGGAACAACAAATGAGTACCGTTTTGCCATGGCTGCATCGCGTACTGGTACCAGAAGGTATTGGCCATACTAAAGTTAGCTGGATTACACCGGAGTAA
- the gorA gene encoding glutathione-disulfide reductase has translation MTKHYDYLAIGGGSGGIASINRAASYGKKCAIIEAKYLGGTCVNVGCVPKKVMWHAAQIAEAIHLYGPDYGFDTTVNHFDWKKLIESRTAYIDRIHQSYDRVLGNNKVDVIHGFARFVDAHTVEVNGEKITADHILIATGGRPSVPSIPGAEYGINSDGFFALDEMPKRVAVIGAGYIAVEIAGVLNGLGVDAHLFVRKHAPLRTFDPMIVETLLEVMAAEGPSLHTQAIPKAIVKNTDGTLTLQLEDGTEHVTDCLIWAIGREPATDNINLAAAGVKTNEKGYIPVDKFQNTNVAGIYAVGDNTGAVELTPVAVAAGRRLSERLFNNKPDEHLDYSNIPTVVFSHPPIGTIGLTEGQAREQYGDDQVKVYKSSFTAMYTAVTAHRQPCRMKLVCAGKEERIVGIHGIGFGMDEILQGFAVAVKMGATKKDFDNTVAIHPTAAEEFVTMR, from the coding sequence ATGACTAAACATTACGACTATCTTGCTATCGGCGGTGGTAGCGGCGGAATCGCTTCTATTAACCGTGCAGCCTCTTACGGAAAAAAATGTGCCATTATTGAAGCTAAATACCTCGGTGGTACCTGCGTAAACGTGGGTTGTGTGCCTAAAAAGGTCATGTGGCATGCAGCACAAATCGCCGAAGCCATTCATCTGTATGGACCGGATTATGGTTTTGATACCACCGTAAACCATTTCGACTGGAAAAAGCTGATCGAAAGCCGTACGGCTTATATTGATCGTATCCACCAGTCTTACGATCGCGTATTAGGCAATAACAAAGTTGACGTGATTCATGGCTTTGCCCGTTTTGTCGATGCCCATACTGTTGAAGTCAACGGTGAAAAAATCACTGCAGACCATATTCTGATTGCGACCGGCGGTCGCCCTTCCGTGCCGTCTATTCCGGGTGCAGAATACGGTATTAATTCTGATGGCTTCTTTGCGCTGGATGAAATGCCTAAGCGCGTAGCCGTTATTGGTGCGGGTTATATTGCGGTGGAAATCGCCGGGGTACTGAATGGATTAGGGGTTGATGCCCATCTGTTCGTGCGTAAACATGCCCCACTGCGTACCTTCGATCCAATGATCGTAGAGACTCTGCTGGAAGTGATGGCAGCGGAAGGTCCTTCTCTGCACACTCAGGCCATCCCTAAAGCCATTGTTAAAAATACCGATGGCACATTAACTCTGCAGTTGGAAGATGGCACAGAGCACGTGACAGACTGCCTGATTTGGGCCATTGGTCGTGAACCGGCAACAGATAACATTAATCTGGCAGCCGCTGGCGTTAAAACCAATGAAAAAGGTTATATTCCGGTTGATAAATTCCAGAATACTAACGTTGCCGGCATCTATGCCGTAGGTGATAACACGGGTGCGGTTGAGCTGACCCCGGTTGCGGTTGCCGCAGGCCGTCGTTTATCTGAACGTCTGTTTAACAACAAGCCGGATGAGCATTTAGATTACTCCAATATTCCTACTGTGGTATTCAGCCACCCGCCTATCGGCACTATCGGTCTGACAGAAGGTCAGGCTCGCGAGCAGTATGGCGACGATCAGGTGAAAGTGTATAAATCTTCCTTTACCGCTATGTATACCGCAGTAACCGCTCACCGTCAGCCATGTCGTATGAAGCTGGTATGTGCCGGTAAAGAAGAGAGGATCGTGGGTATTCACGGTATCGGTTTCGGTATGGATGAGATCCTTCAGGGCTTCGCGGTTGCGGTTAAAATGGGCGCAACTAAGAAAGACTTTGATAACACCGTTGCGATCCACCCAACGGCAGCAGAAGAATTTGTCACTATGCGCTAA
- the yhjD gene encoding inner membrane protein YhjD, translated as MNNAVKKATRLADKIKAIPAIAHLLRATERFNDRLGSQFGAAITYFSFLSLIPILMVSFATAGFVLASNPELLAELINKIVTSVSDPNLATTLENTVNTAIRQRTTVGLTGLLVALYSGISWMGNLREAIRAQSRDVWERNPAEEDKFYFRYLKDFISLTGLVIALIVTISLTSVAGSAQQIIVNALGLGDIAWLRPALTLIALTVSITANYFMFLWIFWMLPKQRPNLKALLKGTLLAAIGFEVIKFIMTITLPQLAKSPSGAAFGSIIGLLAFFYFFARLTLFCAAWIATAQENQKKADADNEQVPPQSA; from the coding sequence ATGAATAACGCGGTAAAAAAAGCCACCCGGTTGGCAGACAAAATTAAAGCGATTCCCGCCATTGCACATTTGCTACGCGCTACTGAACGCTTTAACGATCGTCTGGGGAGCCAGTTTGGTGCCGCGATTACTTATTTCTCTTTTCTGTCGCTGATCCCTATTCTGATGGTCTCTTTTGCCACCGCCGGTTTTGTGTTGGCTTCCAACCCAGAACTGCTGGCCGAGCTTATTAATAAGATAGTGACCAGCGTTTCTGACCCTAATTTAGCAACCACGTTAGAGAATACGGTCAATACGGCCATTCGCCAGCGCACGACCGTTGGTTTAACCGGTCTGCTGGTGGCGCTCTATTCTGGTATCAGTTGGATGGGCAACTTACGTGAAGCCATTCGGGCACAGAGCCGGGATGTATGGGAGCGTAATCCTGCGGAAGAAGACAAATTTTACTTCCGCTATCTTAAAGACTTTATCTCCCTGACCGGATTAGTCATTGCGCTTATTGTTACCATTTCCCTCACGTCGGTTGCCGGTTCAGCCCAACAGATCATTGTTAACGCCTTAGGGCTGGGAGATATCGCCTGGCTCAGACCCGCGTTAACGCTAATCGCTCTGACAGTCTCCATTACCGCTAACTATTTCATGTTCTTGTGGATATTCTGGATGTTGCCAAAACAGCGCCCTAACCTTAAAGCATTGCTAAAGGGCACTCTGCTGGCGGCTATCGGTTTTGAAGTCATCAAATTTATCATGACCATCACATTACCTCAGTTGGCGAAATCCCCTTCTGGTGCGGCTTTTGGTTCAATTATTGGTTTGCTGGCGTTTTTCTACTTCTTCGCCCGGCTCACTTTATTCTGCGCCGCCTGGATTGCCACCGCGCAGGAAAATCAGAAAAAAGCTGACGCGGATAACGAACAAGTCCCCCCCCAGTCGGCATAG
- the kdgK gene encoding 2-dehydro-3-deoxygluconokinase — protein sequence MTTKRIAVIGECMIELSEKENNVSRGFGGDTLNTSVYIARQVPEDKLAVHYVTALGTDVFSDQMLTTWQKEKVKTDLIQQLDDKMPGLYYIETDDAGERKFYYWRNDAAARYWLARDKSEEICQKLAHFDYIYLSGISVAILNPESRQKLISLLKACRSNGGKVIFDNNYRPRLWQSREETQQVYHDVLCCTDIAFLTLDDEDALWGEEPYENVITRTQALGVSEIIIKRGADSCIAATGSNREDVPAVKLAKEKVVDTTAAGDSFSAGYLAVRLQGGNVADAIKRGHLTASTVIQYRGAIIPLEAMPAV from the coding sequence ATGACCACTAAAAGAATTGCCGTTATTGGCGAATGTATGATCGAACTCTCTGAAAAAGAAAATAATGTCAGCCGTGGATTTGGCGGAGATACCCTGAATACTTCCGTCTATATTGCCCGTCAGGTACCAGAGGATAAACTGGCAGTACACTATGTTACCGCTCTGGGAACCGATGTATTTAGCGACCAAATGCTGACCACCTGGCAAAAAGAGAAGGTTAAAACCGACTTAATTCAGCAGTTAGATGACAAAATGCCAGGCCTCTACTACATCGAAACTGATGACGCTGGCGAGCGTAAATTCTATTACTGGCGTAACGATGCCGCAGCGCGTTACTGGCTGGCTCGCGACAAGTCCGAGGAAATTTGCCAAAAGCTGGCGCATTTCGACTATATCTACCTGAGCGGAATCAGTGTGGCGATCCTTAATCCGGAAAGTCGCCAGAAACTCATCAGCCTGCTGAAAGCCTGTCGTAGTAATGGGGGTAAAGTTATTTTTGATAACAACTATCGCCCGCGCCTGTGGCAAAGCCGTGAAGAGACACAGCAAGTCTATCATGACGTACTTTGCTGCACTGATATTGCCTTCCTCACTCTGGACGATGAAGACGCGCTGTGGGGCGAAGAGCCGTACGAAAACGTTATCACCCGTACTCAGGCTCTTGGCGTTAGCGAAATCATCATTAAACGCGGCGCAGACTCCTGTATCGCTGCTACCGGCAGCAATCGCGAAGATGTACCGGCAGTTAAGCTGGCTAAAGAGAAGGTGGTTGATACTACGGCTGCCGGTGACTCATTCAGTGCGGGTTACCTGGCGGTTCGTTTACAAGGTGGAAATGTCGCTGACGCCATTAAACGTGGTCACCTGACCGCCAGTACGGTCATTCAATATCGTGGGGCCATTATTCCTCTGGAAGCGATGCCTGCGGTCTGA
- a CDS encoding M16 family metallopeptidase: protein MHSKFLRSALGGLVLIMAGAAQAEPLKADPAWQEGKLENGFKWQMLATPHRPTDKIEVRLEINAGSLQESIPQVGFSYLLPRLATSQTEHFSNHQMQALLPQILPDAEPKYLVEVSYDYTRYNLSLPNNRPEILKEAFSWLSDAVNRPTATDEQIQAIRSEFASPLVMLPSGLNDAWWRYRIKNSPLMGHEPGQTIVADASAEQLGEFYSKWYTPDAMTLYVVGNVDRRVLNDQINKAFGGLSGKRETPATIAVLSALPPTPVSFSSQGVTKDRIKLVWDDPWHPVVTTASLERQWLSMIANDMIKNRLNQKLGRTVLKGEPLNIECQVQFQRYKCNMTLDVQLPALKSSIKQLGTELVKLDKEGITEAELKALVAAQKEQLDKAIATYAKTDTTEIMNQRLLIQKSGSIAVDPESYQQLNQKFLSSLTTTDVNARIHQILSIKPTMVLTQPAGEPEENVKVLADLLDSVMSPKAEEAK from the coding sequence ATGCATAGTAAGTTTTTACGATCCGCTTTAGGTGGATTGGTGTTGATAATGGCGGGAGCTGCCCAGGCAGAGCCATTAAAAGCCGATCCAGCATGGCAGGAAGGAAAGTTGGAAAATGGGTTTAAATGGCAAATGCTTGCCACTCCACATCGACCCACCGATAAGATTGAAGTTCGTTTAGAAATCAATGCGGGTTCTCTGCAGGAAAGTATTCCACAGGTCGGTTTTTCCTATCTGTTACCGCGTCTGGCAACGTCTCAAACCGAGCATTTTAGCAACCATCAAATGCAGGCTTTGTTGCCTCAAATTCTTCCGGATGCTGAGCCAAAGTATTTGGTGGAAGTCTCCTATGATTACACTCGCTACAATTTGAGTCTGCCAAATAACCGACCAGAAATATTAAAAGAAGCATTTAGCTGGTTATCTGATGCAGTAAACCGCCCAACGGCAACCGATGAGCAAATTCAGGCCATTCGCAGTGAGTTTGCGTCACCGTTGGTGATGTTACCATCCGGACTGAATGATGCCTGGTGGCGCTATCGTATTAAAAACTCGCCGTTAATGGGTCATGAACCAGGGCAAACTATTGTTGCTGACGCCAGTGCAGAGCAGTTGGGTGAGTTTTACAGCAAATGGTATACCCCGGATGCTATGACGCTGTACGTGGTGGGTAATGTTGATCGTCGGGTATTGAACGATCAGATCAATAAGGCTTTTGGTGGTTTAAGTGGTAAGCGAGAGACGCCGGCAACCATTGCTGTACTGAGCGCGTTACCGCCAACTCCGGTTAGTTTTTCATCTCAGGGTGTGACCAAAGATCGTATTAAACTGGTATGGGATGATCCATGGCATCCGGTGGTGACGACGGCTTCACTGGAGCGCCAGTGGTTAAGTATGATTGCCAATGACATGATTAAGAATCGTTTGAATCAGAAGCTTGGGCGTACCGTACTTAAAGGTGAGCCATTGAATATTGAGTGTCAGGTACAGTTTCAGCGCTATAAGTGCAATATGACGCTGGATGTACAGCTCCCGGCGCTGAAAAGCAGTATTAAACAGCTGGGCACCGAATTAGTGAAGCTGGATAAAGAAGGTATCACCGAAGCGGAGCTGAAAGCTTTAGTTGCTGCGCAAAAAGAGCAGTTGGACAAGGCGATTGCGACCTATGCCAAAACCGATACTACTGAGATTATGAATCAGCGTCTGCTGATCCAAAAAAGCGGTTCTATTGCGGTTGATCCGGAATCCTATCAGCAGCTGAATCAGAAGTTCCTTAGCAGCCTGACCACGACGGATGTGAATGCCCGTATTCATCAAATACTCTCTATCAAACCAACGATGGTGCTGACTCAGCCTGCCGGTGAACCTGAGGAGAATGTTAAGGTATTAGCGGATTTACTTGACTCTGTCATGTCGCCAAAGGCGGAAGAAGCGAAGTGA
- a CDS encoding dicarboxylate/amino acid:cation symporter, which produces MKLNIFKSLYIQVLIAITVGVLLGHFYPEIGASMKPLGDGFIKLIKMIIAPIIFCTVVTGIAGMESMKAVGRTGGIALLYFEIVSTLALLIGLIVVNVIKPGAGMNVDASQLDATAVAAYADAAKSQGIVPFLLDVIPGSAIGAFASGNILQVLLFAVLFGFALHRLGEKGQLVFNVIDSFSRVIFGIINMIMRLAPIGAFGAMAFTIGKYGVGSLVQLGQLILCFYITCVLFIVFVVGSIAKGFGFSIFKFIRYIKEELLIVLGTSSSESVLPRMLDKMERLGCQKSVVGLVIPTGYSFNLDGTSIYLTMAAIFIAQATNTEMSVLNQITLLVVLLLSSKGAAGVTGSGFIVLAATISAVGHLPLAGLALILGIDRFMSEARALTNLIGNGVATVVVAKWCRQIDEDKLHEELNNQGSKKATPAV; this is translated from the coding sequence ATGAAATTGAATATTTTCAAATCACTTTATATTCAGGTGTTAATTGCAATAACGGTTGGGGTACTGTTGGGGCATTTTTATCCTGAGATTGGTGCATCAATGAAGCCGTTAGGTGATGGTTTCATCAAACTGATTAAAATGATTATCGCACCAATTATCTTCTGTACCGTTGTTACAGGTATAGCCGGGATGGAGAGCATGAAGGCCGTAGGTCGTACGGGCGGCATCGCGTTACTCTATTTTGAAATCGTGAGTACATTAGCTCTGTTGATTGGTCTGATCGTGGTAAACGTGATCAAACCAGGCGCAGGTATGAACGTTGATGCATCTCAACTGGATGCTACCGCTGTTGCCGCTTATGCTGACGCAGCTAAATCACAAGGTATCGTTCCATTCTTACTGGATGTCATTCCGGGCAGCGCAATAGGTGCGTTCGCCAGCGGTAACATTCTTCAGGTATTACTGTTTGCCGTGCTGTTTGGTTTTGCTCTGCATCGCCTGGGTGAAAAAGGTCAGTTAGTATTTAATGTTATTGACAGCTTCTCCCGCGTGATTTTTGGCATCATCAACATGATCATGCGTCTGGCGCCTATCGGGGCATTTGGTGCAATGGCCTTTACTATCGGTAAATACGGTGTGGGTTCTCTGGTACAGTTAGGACAGTTAATTCTGTGCTTCTATATCACCTGTGTACTGTTTATCGTGTTCGTGGTTGGTTCAATCGCTAAAGGCTTTGGGTTTAGCATTTTCAAATTTATCCGTTATATCAAAGAAGAGCTGCTGATCGTTCTGGGTACTTCTTCTTCTGAGTCGGTATTACCAAGAATGCTGGATAAAATGGAGCGTTTGGGCTGCCAGAAATCAGTAGTAGGATTGGTAATCCCTACAGGGTATTCGTTCAACCTCGATGGAACATCCATCTATCTGACCATGGCGGCGATATTTATCGCTCAGGCCACCAATACAGAAATGAGCGTGCTCAACCAGATTACGCTGTTAGTGGTATTACTGTTGTCATCCAAAGGGGCAGCAGGGGTAACAGGCAGTGGTTTTATCGTACTGGCAGCAACCATCTCAGCGGTAGGTCACTTACCACTGGCTGGATTGGCGTTAATTCTGGGTATTGACCGTTTCATGTCAGAAGCTCGTGCGTTAACTAACCTGATTGGTAATGGTGTAGCAACCGTGGTTGTTGCTAAGTGGTGCCGTCAGATAGACGAAGACAAACTGCATGAAGAGTTAAACAATCAGGGCTCTAAAAAAGCGACTCCCGCTGTCTGA
- the hmsP gene encoding biofilm formation regulator HmsP, translating to MQVKRSLTIKQMSLVTVVALATICIFIIIQMFDFIQQRKEVYHIQLDNIGYSVSQPLERALWDRNMKEIQRALDNLMELDFLTQANLIVNTELVSVHSQRGPNGKVPHLAERLLELPIVSLIPLYSPEYNAIDPQPMGYLVLEADSYKLYQYTLKRFSALLVAYLLLAFMLSIAISWCLNRLLVYPLRAIADDLRTLPLENIQYHQLSLPRYHQDDELGVLVRSYNRNQQALVQAHHQLTRMSTRDPITDLPNYTLFQELLKQQLVNSGYEKQPFSLLFINLDSFKDIYQALGQEQGNLGLIDAVKRMREVLGEHTLLARLHGEEFIVLSKSQESPLHAMQLGQRLVEHLTSPLSINEYQYLPTVSIGIAQYPSDSEEPDGLIANAQAAMLLAQRRWKNQVLFFEPDMTNNIQQRLIMESEVARGLKENQFRLYLQPQVDMATGQPYGAEALIRWHYAEGDIRFPGDFIPLAEETGLILELGSWVLKEACTTLAHWKQQAIPLTLSVNLSALQLQQPDLIKQLSGLCQRYDFSPNKLILELTETANIYDLKAVLPTLIKMRDLGISIALDDFGTGYCNLNYLSHLPVDELKIDKSFVDGLPDDDELVQIVNSIAQILSLKVVIEGVETQQQADWLLAHGMHFAQGYLFSRALPYEMFKEKYLSSYY from the coding sequence TTGCAGGTAAAGCGTTCGCTAACAATCAAACAGATGTCGCTAGTAACGGTAGTTGCTCTGGCGACGATTTGTATTTTTATCATTATACAAATGTTTGATTTTATTCAGCAGCGCAAAGAGGTTTACCACATTCAGCTGGATAATATTGGCTATTCCGTTTCTCAGCCGCTGGAGCGGGCGCTGTGGGATAGAAATATGAAAGAGATCCAACGTGCATTAGATAATCTGATGGAACTGGATTTTTTAACCCAAGCCAATTTAATTGTAAATACTGAGCTGGTCTCCGTTCATAGCCAGCGTGGACCGAATGGCAAAGTTCCTCATCTGGCGGAACGGTTGTTGGAGCTTCCTATTGTTTCACTGATTCCACTTTATTCACCGGAATACAATGCTATCGATCCCCAACCTATGGGCTATCTGGTACTGGAAGCTGACTCCTATAAGCTTTATCAATATACCCTGAAGCGTTTTTCTGCTCTGCTGGTAGCTTACTTACTGCTGGCCTTTATGCTCTCTATTGCTATCAGTTGGTGTCTGAATCGTTTATTAGTCTATCCACTGCGCGCTATTGCCGATGACCTGCGTACGCTGCCGTTAGAGAATATCCAGTATCATCAGCTCTCATTACCCCGATACCATCAGGATGATGAGTTAGGGGTACTGGTTCGCAGTTATAATCGTAATCAACAGGCGTTAGTACAGGCTCATCACCAGTTAACCCGCATGAGCACCCGGGATCCTATTACCGATCTCCCCAATTACACCCTGTTTCAGGAGCTGTTAAAACAACAGCTGGTAAACAGTGGTTATGAAAAGCAGCCGTTTAGCCTGTTATTTATTAATTTAGATTCTTTTAAAGATATCTATCAGGCACTGGGGCAAGAGCAGGGAAACCTTGGCCTTATTGATGCAGTTAAACGCATGAGGGAAGTACTGGGCGAGCATACGCTGCTGGCAAGGCTTCACGGCGAAGAGTTTATTGTACTTAGTAAGTCGCAGGAAAGTCCGTTGCATGCCATGCAACTGGGACAGCGGCTGGTTGAGCATCTTACCTCGCCGCTCAGTATTAACGAGTATCAGTATTTGCCGACGGTTAGCATTGGTATTGCACAGTATCCCAGCGATAGTGAAGAACCTGATGGGCTAATTGCCAATGCTCAGGCGGCGATGCTGCTGGCGCAACGGCGATGGAAAAATCAGGTTCTGTTCTTTGAACCGGATATGACCAATAACATTCAGCAGCGGCTGATTATGGAGAGCGAAGTAGCTCGCGGACTGAAAGAGAATCAGTTCCGTCTCTATCTTCAACCTCAGGTAGATATGGCTACCGGGCAGCCTTATGGCGCAGAAGCGCTGATTCGTTGGCACTATGCTGAAGGTGATATCCGCTTTCCGGGGGATTTCATTCCATTAGCAGAAGAGACAGGATTAATTCTTGAGTTAGGGTCATGGGTGCTGAAAGAAGCCTGTACGACGCTGGCCCACTGGAAACAACAGGCAATTCCATTAACTCTTTCCGTTAATCTATCGGCATTACAGTTACAACAACCTGATTTAATTAAACAGTTGAGCGGGTTATGTCAGCGCTATGATTTCAGCCCAAACAAGTTAATTCTGGAACTGACAGAAACTGCAAATATTTATGATCTGAAGGCTGTGCTACCAACGTTGATAAAAATGCGCGATTTAGGCATTTCTATTGCATTGGATGATTTTGGTACCGGTTACTGCAATCTTAATTATCTTAGTCATTTGCCTGTAGATGAGTTGAAAATCGATAAGAGCTTCGTGGATGGACTACCGGATGATGATGAGCTGGTGCAAATCGTCAATTCGATTGCTCAGATTCTCTCTCTGAAAGTGGTGATCGAAGGAGTGGAAACTCAACAACAGGCCGACTGGCTTCTGGCTCACGGTATGCATTTTGCTCAGGGCTATCTTTTCTCTCGGGCGCTTCCTTATGAAATGTTTAAGGAAAAGTACCTGTCTTCTTATTATTAA